The nucleotide sequence ACCGCGCAGGGCGCCGCATTCCTGTTGCAGAACATAAAACCAAAACGCCTGTTCGGATTGAAAACTCTGTGGCGCGGCTCCGCCAAGGTGTCGATCTCGGACCCCGCGCGCACGCTTGTCGATATGATCGCTGCACCGAAAGTAGGGGGCGGCATCGATCACGTGGCGGATTGCCTGAGTAATTATTTCGGGAGCAAGACAGCTGATCGCGAGCTCTTGATCCGTCACGCGGAGCAATTCGACAATGGGGCTGTGTTCAAGCGCCTCGGATTTCTTGCCGACACGCGACTTCATGACAAGAAGCTCGCGGATGAATGCCGTGCGCGGTTGACGCACGGTTATGCCAAACTCGATCCGGCGCTGCGCACCAAGAAGCTTGTCACTGCCTGGCGACTGTGGGTGCCGGAGGCCTCGAAAGCCGCGACCTCATGATCGACAAGCGCGAAATCCTCGAAGCCGCGTCATCGTTTTCGCTGCTGCCCAACGTTGTCGAGAAAGACTATGTCCTGGGCTGGATACTGGCCGGCATCAACGCGCATGAAGAGCTCGCGGAAAGTTGGGTTTTCAAGGGCGGCACCTGTCTCAAGAAGTGCTACTTCGAGACTTACCGTTTCTCAGAGGATCTGGATTTTAGCCTGCGCGATGAAAGCCACCTCGCCGAAGAATTCCTGAAGCCGGTATTCGAGGAAGTCGTTGCGTGGGTGACAGAACAATCAGGATTGAACATCCCTGCCGACCAGCTTGAATTCGAAATCTACGACAACCCGCGCGGCAAGCCAAACTGTCAGGGGAAGATCGCTTATCGCGGACCCGTTTCTCCGACATCGGGCGGCTGGCCCAAGGTCAAGCTCGATCTCACG is from Acidobacteriota bacterium and encodes:
- a CDS encoding type IV toxin-antitoxin system AbiEi family antitoxin domain-containing protein, producing the protein MKRETDPLPASRARLASVLRAAKEVVSVDIVTETLGIERREAAKLLSRWRGQGWLRRIGHGLYVPVPLDLAGSEQVVADPWVLVPTLFGQCYIGGWSAAHHWELTEQLFNETFVFTTRRVTLKHVTAQGAAFLLQNIKPKRLFGLKTLWRGSAKVSISDPARTLVDMIAAPKVGGGIDHVADCLSNYFGSKTADRELLIRHAEQFDNGAVFKRLGFLADTRLHDKKLADECRARLTHGYAKLDPALRTKKLVTAWRLWVPEASKAATS